Proteins from a single region of Pyrus communis chromosome 6, drPyrComm1.1, whole genome shotgun sequence:
- the LOC137736006 gene encoding zinc finger CCCH domain-containing protein 30-like, whose protein sequence is MCNGSERIKPDSSPAASLISVDESRLSNTAINHLTVETEDAFASLLELAANNDIQSFKRLIEHDPSGIDEIGLWYCRQKGSKQMVNEQRSPLMVAATYGSIDVMKLILSLSYADVNQACGRDRSTALHCAASGGAENAVDCVKLLLGAGADPNSVDANGHHPIDVIVVPPRLQNIKLALEELLMINGSAGEQTLTVSTRTVHSSSPPLSASPENGSPSAFDFNCSPTKSKFYNSLSSASEKKEYPVDPSLPDIKNSIYSTDEFRMYSFKVRPCSRAYSHDWTECPFVHQGENARRRDPRKFHYSCVPCPDFRKGAYRRGDMCEYAHGVFECWLHPAQYRTRLCKDGTSCARRVCFFAHTTEELRPLYVSTGSAVPSPRSSTSGASAMDFAAAMSLLPGSPSSVNVMSPSPFTPPMSPSANGMSHSSLAWPQPNVPALHLPATTSTNYLKLLTLATVVKIGEELQ, encoded by the coding sequence atgtgcaatggatCAGAGCGGATAAAACCCGATTCTTCTCCAGCGGCATCTCTTATATCTGTTGACGAAAGTAGACTCTCCAATACAGCCATAAATCACTTGACAGTTGAAACTGAAGATGCTTTTGCCAGCTTACTTGAGCTTGCTGCAAACAATGACATTCAGAGCTTCAAACGATTGATTGAGCATGACCCTTCTGGCATCGATGAGATTGGTTTGTGGTATTGTCGTCAGAAGGGCTCAAAACAGATGGTTAATGAGCAGAGAAGCCCTTTAATGGTTGCTGCTACATATGGTAGCATTGATGTCATGAAGCtaattctttctctctcttatgCTGATGTGAACCAGGCCTGTGGGCGTGATAGGAGTACTGCTCTTCACTGTGCCGCCTCAGGTGGGGCTGAGAATGCCGTGGATTGTGTGAAGCTGCTTTTAGGAGCTGGTGCTGATCCTAATTCGGTTGATGCTAATGGTCATCATCCTATAGACGTTATAGTGGTTCCTCCTAggctacaaaatatcaaattagCTCTAGAAGAACTACTTATGATAAATGGTTCTGCTGGTGAACAAACTCTCACAGTGTCAACGAGAACTGTACATTCAAGTTCTCCTCCACTGTCAGCTTCCCCAGAAAATGGGTCTCCGTCCGCTTTTGATTTTAATTGTTCCCCTACAAAGTCGAAGTTCTATAATTCTCTCTCTTCGGCATCAGAGAAGAAGGAATATCCTGTTGATCCTTCTCTTCCAGACATCAAGAACAGCATTTATTCAACTGATGAGTTCCGAATGTATTCATTCAAGGTGAGGCCTTGTTCACGTGCATACTCTCACGATTGGACTGAGTGCCCTTTTGTCCATCAAGGGGAAAATGCACGAAGAAGGGACCCAAGGAAGTTTCATTATAGCTGTGTTCCTTGTCCTGATTTCAGAAAGGGGGCTTACAGACGTGGAGATATGTGTGAGTATGCCCATGGGGTTTTTGAGTGCTGGCTGCACCCTGCTCAGTATCGAACCCGACTTTGCAAGGATGGTACAAGCTGTGCAAGGAGAGTCTGCTTTTTTGCCCACACCACGGAAGAACTCAGGCCATTATACGTTTCAACTGGTTCTGCTGTACCTTCTCCTCGCTCAAGCACCTCTGGTGCTTCGGCCATGGATTTTGCTGCTGCAATGAGCCTCTTGCCTGGTTCTCCGTCATCAGTCAATGTCATGTCTCCTTCACCATTTACTCCACCCATGTCTCCATCTGCCAATGGCATGTCACACTCATCTCTGGCTTGGCCCCAACCTAATGTCCCGGCCTTGCATCTGCCAGCAACAACATCCACTAACTACCTCAAGCTCCTCACTCTGGCCACCGTGGTCAAAATCGGCGAAGAACTTCagtga